Proteins encoded within one genomic window of Prauserella marina:
- a CDS encoding amidohydrolase, translating into MSTRKTTLLVGGRIHSPGSTDATAMAITEGTITWIGQDKPGRALHQDAEVIPLDGAFVAPAFVDAHVHATATGLHLTGLDLSTVTDAASLLSAVAEAAADTPPGEVLLAHGWDESTWTSPRLPSRTELDDATGAVPVYLSRVDVHSALVSTVLTALVPQAAHSEGWSDQGPLTRDAHHHIRTAVRAAITPAQRHRAQHAFLTTAASAGIATVHECAGPTISGEDDLRDLLALAEGPTVPAVVGYWGQHANHGGIDTALRLGATGLAGDLFADGALGSHTAALHEPYTDRPGTTGATYLDAEAIAEHVVACTETGLQAGFHVIGDAAVTEAVHGLRLAEKTLGTRALAAAGHRLEHLEMVTTDQAEALASLGITGSVQPQFDAAWGGETGMYATRLGADRAAPLNPFAMLAATGVVLAFGSDSPVTALTPWAAVRAAVHHNTPGSGISARAAFNAHTRGGHRAAGIKDGTTGSLVPGAPAHYAIWDSADLVVATPDSRVQRWSTDPRAGIPGLPPLDPGTPLPHCLRTVRAGEVIHDQLR; encoded by the coding sequence GTGAGCACGCGCAAGACGACCCTGCTAGTCGGTGGCCGCATCCATTCACCCGGATCCACCGACGCGACAGCCATGGCCATCACCGAAGGCACCATCACCTGGATCGGCCAGGACAAACCAGGACGAGCACTACACCAAGACGCCGAGGTCATACCGCTCGACGGCGCCTTCGTCGCACCGGCCTTCGTCGATGCCCACGTACACGCCACCGCCACCGGCCTCCACCTCACCGGCCTCGACCTCAGCACCGTCACCGACGCCGCGAGCCTGCTCTCCGCCGTCGCCGAAGCCGCGGCCGACACCCCGCCCGGCGAAGTCCTGCTCGCCCACGGCTGGGACGAATCCACCTGGACCAGCCCCCGGCTACCCAGCCGCACCGAACTCGACGACGCCACCGGCGCCGTGCCCGTCTACCTCAGCAGGGTCGACGTCCACTCCGCGCTCGTCTCCACCGTACTCACCGCACTCGTCCCACAAGCGGCACACAGCGAAGGCTGGTCCGACCAAGGACCCCTCACCCGCGACGCCCACCACCACATCCGCACGGCCGTGCGCGCCGCCATCACCCCCGCCCAGCGCCACCGCGCCCAGCACGCCTTCCTCACCACGGCCGCCTCGGCAGGCATCGCGACCGTCCACGAATGCGCGGGCCCCACCATCTCCGGCGAGGACGACCTGCGCGACCTGCTCGCCCTCGCCGAGGGCCCCACCGTCCCCGCCGTCGTCGGCTACTGGGGCCAACACGCCAACCACGGCGGCATCGACACCGCCTTGCGCCTCGGCGCCACCGGCCTCGCCGGCGACCTGTTCGCAGACGGCGCCCTCGGCTCCCACACCGCCGCGCTCCACGAGCCCTACACCGACCGGCCCGGCACCACCGGCGCCACCTACCTCGACGCCGAAGCCATCGCCGAACACGTCGTCGCCTGCACCGAAACCGGCCTGCAAGCAGGCTTCCACGTCATCGGCGACGCCGCCGTCACCGAAGCCGTCCACGGACTACGCCTCGCCGAGAAAACCCTCGGCACCCGCGCCCTCGCCGCGGCGGGCCACCGCCTCGAACACCTCGAAATGGTCACCACCGACCAAGCCGAAGCACTCGCGAGCTTGGGCATCACCGGCTCCGTCCAACCCCAGTTCGACGCCGCATGGGGCGGCGAAACCGGCATGTACGCCACCCGCCTCGGCGCCGACCGCGCCGCCCCGCTCAACCCCTTCGCCATGCTCGCCGCCACCGGCGTCGTACTCGCCTTCGGCTCCGACTCACCCGTCACCGCACTCACCCCATGGGCAGCCGTCCGCGCCGCCGTACACCACAACACCCCCGGCTCCGGCATCTCCGCACGCGCCGCGTTCAACGCACACACCAGGGGAGGACACCGCGCGGCGGGAATCAAGGACGGCACCACCGGCAGCCTCGTGCCCGGCGCCCCAGCCCACTACGCGATCTGGGACTCAGCGGACCTCGTCGTGGCCACCCCCGACAGCCGCGTCCAGCGCTGGTCCACCGACCCCCGCGCCGGCATCCCCGGACTCCCACCACTCGACCCCGGCACCCCGCTCCCACACTGCCTGCGCACCGTCCGAGCAGGCGAGGTCATCCACGACCAGCTCCGCTGA
- the lnt gene encoding apolipoprotein N-acyltransferase, with the protein MTAAADAPPTDGLAATARTRDRLLPVIARLLLAAASGAILFLSFAPRPLWWLAPLAFTGLGLVLHGRKFFAAAGYGAAFGLTFFLLHIRWIQDFLGEDFGSAPWLGLSAVLATYIALACALMTLVARLPAAPVWMAAVFLLQEYARSHWPANGFPWGRIGFSQPEGAYIPLASVGGAPLVGFAVIVTGLGLAALLIHLREHGNTPQRAMITPIAATLLPALAGLALWPTIGTEPQTGTRTVAVVQGNAPNSGLGLLGQRDTIRANHLAQSKRLADDIHAGTVPTPDLVVWPETATDIRGDDLAIDAAVDALGVPSLIGALYQPGDSTLADNAVIAWQPGEGQGAHYAKQELVPFAEYVPMRAIASWFSPFVGNTKDMRWGTEPAVLDIAGTTVGTPICYEVAYDYPARDAVDAGAQLLVLPTNNAWYGEGEMTYQQLAMARVRAVEHGRAVVVAATSGVSAIIQPDGTVTKDTGMFTAASLVADVPLREQVTLSDRLGAWTEYTPVGVAAGAIVIGWVLRRRASAGTGH; encoded by the coding sequence GTGACCGCCGCGGCCGATGCGCCCCCCACCGACGGGCTCGCCGCCACAGCCCGCACCCGCGACCGCCTCCTGCCCGTGATCGCCAGACTGCTATTGGCCGCTGCCTCCGGCGCAATCCTGTTCCTCAGCTTCGCCCCCCGCCCACTGTGGTGGCTGGCACCACTGGCCTTCACCGGCCTGGGCCTCGTCCTGCACGGCCGCAAATTCTTCGCGGCCGCCGGATACGGTGCCGCCTTCGGCCTCACCTTCTTCCTCCTGCACATCCGCTGGATCCAGGACTTCCTCGGCGAAGACTTCGGCTCCGCACCCTGGCTCGGCCTCTCCGCCGTACTGGCCACCTACATCGCGCTCGCCTGCGCGCTCATGACCCTCGTCGCGCGCCTTCCCGCCGCCCCGGTCTGGATGGCAGCCGTCTTCCTGCTCCAGGAATACGCCCGCTCCCACTGGCCAGCCAACGGCTTCCCGTGGGGCAGGATCGGGTTCAGCCAGCCCGAAGGCGCCTACATTCCGCTCGCCTCCGTCGGCGGCGCCCCACTCGTCGGCTTCGCCGTCATCGTCACCGGCCTCGGCCTCGCCGCACTGCTCATCCACCTCCGCGAACACGGCAACACGCCCCAGCGCGCCATGATCACCCCCATCGCCGCGACCCTGCTGCCCGCGCTCGCCGGACTCGCGCTGTGGCCGACCATCGGAACCGAACCCCAGACCGGCACCCGCACCGTCGCCGTCGTACAGGGCAACGCCCCCAACTCCGGCCTCGGCCTGCTCGGCCAGCGCGACACCATCCGCGCCAACCACCTCGCCCAGAGCAAACGACTCGCCGACGACATCCACGCGGGCACCGTGCCCACCCCCGACCTCGTCGTCTGGCCCGAAACCGCCACCGACATCCGAGGCGACGACCTCGCTATCGACGCCGCCGTCGACGCACTCGGCGTCCCCAGCCTCATCGGCGCGCTCTACCAGCCCGGCGACAGCACACTGGCCGACAACGCCGTCATCGCCTGGCAACCAGGCGAGGGCCAAGGCGCCCACTACGCCAAACAGGAACTCGTACCCTTCGCCGAATACGTCCCCATGCGCGCCATCGCCAGCTGGTTCAGTCCCTTCGTCGGCAACACCAAGGACATGCGCTGGGGCACCGAACCCGCCGTACTCGACATCGCCGGAACCACCGTCGGCACCCCCATCTGCTACGAGGTCGCCTACGACTATCCCGCCCGCGACGCCGTCGACGCGGGCGCGCAACTTCTCGTACTGCCCACCAACAACGCCTGGTACGGCGAAGGGGAGATGACCTACCAGCAACTCGCGATGGCCAGAGTCCGCGCCGTCGAACACGGCAGAGCCGTCGTCGTCGCGGCCACAAGCGGCGTCAGCGCCATCATCCAGCCAGACGGCACCGTCACCAAGGACACCGGCATGTTCACCGCAGCGTCACTGGTCGCCGACGTGCCGTTGCGGGAACAAGTTACGCTGTCGGATCGACTCGGCGCTTGGACCGAGTACACACCAGTCGGGGTAGCCGCCGGTGCGATCGTCATCGGCTGGGTTCTCCGACGGCGCGCCAGTGCCGGAACAGGGCACTAG
- a CDS encoding permease encodes MPKRRGFATTLATLPWRTAPRAGLSSPLTIVVAAVTALLTCFLAMAAVLHSSSAAGATVGHQTDKVCPDGYGPSFTKPRVEPAMVPVLTDTVGRHAAEHGFGKPIVSLFTGVTTLEFDGDTYRTRIAYRDGGTDQLRLMDGSAKPGLWMGRDLAHAKDIGVGTRGQQGALPPVTGIYEDLYNPAPREWCSVQDLAVQNRLVDTLTGSVLFATDRSTFDSITGDFESLERLSITFPEGPPGTLGEAKDRVDRSEALIAAVRADLEAQGIGDILPGAIPFERSMEIATQAQGNVLFSILPLAVLSVLVGCGGIATVGLQWYQRRHSQVRLVSSRGAGPAAIGLLAAFEVGLPIVLGGAAGMVTARALLPAYGPGGMIDPGAVWLGAGVGAGVLVASVVLLIGVVGFRAHREFQLGRIAPNRHGWRIVAFFPWEILTAGFAVLGWTRLAAYGGSSSSADPLPQVDPLALTYPVSVVLTVGLLASRIAWLALHASHRARFWSKPALQLAIRRLASARAPVTGVLVIGVLAVGTLAVGTSIATGQRQSLEVKSATLVGANSRMNTETPVGLGAKALPADVRDTSTVAGKLTGTGSVVLVVDPATFENAVSTASTASAIDREELRGLLSRLDGASAGTIPALRVGHTDSQSAELPGLPDAMPVADLGVFPLIGAEPGYVISRQSLTQEQLDAIPEWIVLSASPLPVLTAAFNHAGLSHANGVSTDTALDALPFYVVGWTFSFVTVLGAVLGVVAVLALLVAVETRRRQNALAGALVVRMGMRPRALLGSHLIELGALAGLAVVTGVICGVTVAGVSVRRFDPARWLAPRSELPNLTPFVASVIVAGALIVALAGWIAVRSVRTARTAELLRA; translated from the coding sequence ATGCCAAAGCGACGGGGTTTTGCCACGACGCTCGCCACGCTGCCGTGGCGCACAGCGCCGAGAGCGGGGCTGTCCAGCCCGCTCACGATCGTCGTCGCCGCGGTCACCGCGCTGCTGACGTGTTTTCTCGCCATGGCGGCGGTTCTGCATTCGTCCTCGGCAGCGGGAGCGACCGTAGGGCACCAGACCGACAAGGTCTGTCCCGACGGATACGGGCCCTCGTTCACCAAACCACGCGTGGAACCGGCGATGGTCCCCGTGCTCACCGACACCGTCGGGCGGCACGCGGCAGAGCACGGGTTCGGAAAGCCGATCGTGTCGCTGTTCACCGGTGTCACCACGCTGGAGTTCGACGGCGACACATACCGGACACGGATCGCCTACCGCGACGGCGGCACCGATCAGCTGCGGCTCATGGACGGCAGCGCGAAGCCGGGGCTGTGGATGGGGCGGGATCTGGCCCACGCCAAGGACATCGGCGTCGGCACGCGCGGTCAGCAGGGCGCGCTGCCTCCGGTCACCGGGATCTACGAGGACCTGTACAACCCGGCGCCCCGCGAGTGGTGTTCGGTGCAGGATCTCGCCGTGCAGAACCGGCTCGTGGACACCTTGACCGGATCGGTGCTCTTCGCCACCGACCGGTCCACTTTCGACTCGATCACCGGGGACTTCGAGTCGCTGGAGCGGCTGAGCATCACCTTCCCCGAAGGCCCGCCGGGCACCCTCGGCGAAGCCAAGGACAGGGTCGACCGTTCCGAAGCGCTCATCGCCGCGGTGCGAGCCGACCTCGAAGCGCAAGGCATCGGCGACATCCTGCCCGGCGCGATTCCCTTCGAACGGTCCATGGAGATCGCCACGCAGGCGCAGGGCAACGTCCTGTTCTCCATCCTGCCGCTTGCCGTGCTGAGTGTGCTGGTCGGCTGCGGCGGCATCGCCACCGTCGGATTGCAGTGGTATCAGCGACGGCACAGCCAGGTCCGGCTGGTGTCCTCGCGGGGAGCAGGCCCGGCCGCCATCGGCCTGCTCGCCGCGTTCGAAGTCGGGCTGCCGATCGTGCTCGGTGGCGCGGCGGGCATGGTGACCGCGCGGGCACTGCTTCCCGCGTACGGGCCTGGCGGGATGATCGATCCCGGTGCGGTCTGGCTCGGCGCGGGGGTCGGCGCGGGAGTGCTCGTCGCCTCGGTCGTGCTGCTGATCGGGGTGGTCGGTTTCCGCGCGCACCGCGAATTCCAGCTCGGCAGGATCGCGCCGAACCGGCATGGCTGGCGGATCGTCGCGTTCTTCCCGTGGGAGATCCTCACCGCTGGATTCGCCGTGCTCGGCTGGACCAGGCTCGCCGCCTACGGTGGTTCCTCCAGCAGTGCCGACCCGCTCCCCCAGGTCGATCCGCTCGCCTTGACCTATCCGGTTTCGGTGGTGCTCACCGTCGGCCTGCTCGCGTCGAGAATCGCCTGGCTGGCGCTGCACGCCTCGCACAGGGCCAGGTTCTGGTCCAAACCCGCCCTCCAACTCGCCATCCGCAGGCTCGCCAGCGCGCGGGCCCCGGTGACCGGTGTGCTGGTGATCGGTGTCCTCGCGGTCGGCACACTCGCCGTCGGCACGTCGATCGCCACGGGGCAACGCCAGTCGCTTGAGGTGAAGTCGGCGACGCTGGTCGGCGCGAATTCCCGGATGAACACCGAGACCCCGGTCGGGCTCGGCGCCAAGGCGCTGCCCGCCGACGTGCGCGACACCAGCACCGTCGCGGGCAAACTCACCGGCACCGGCAGCGTCGTGCTCGTGGTGGATCCCGCGACGTTCGAGAACGCCGTGTCGACAGCGTCCACGGCGTCGGCCATCGACCGCGAGGAGCTGCGTGGCCTGCTCAGCAGACTCGACGGCGCCTCGGCGGGCACGATTCCCGCGCTCAGGGTCGGGCACACCGATTCGCAAAGCGCCGAGCTGCCCGGGCTTCCCGATGCCATGCCGGTCGCCGATCTCGGCGTGTTCCCGCTCATCGGTGCCGAGCCCGGCTACGTGATTTCCCGGCAGTCGCTCACCCAGGAACAGCTCGACGCCATTCCGGAATGGATCGTGCTGTCGGCCTCCCCGTTGCCGGTGCTGACGGCGGCGTTCAACCACGCGGGTCTCAGCCACGCCAACGGCGTCAGCACCGACACCGCGCTCGACGCGCTGCCCTTCTATGTCGTGGGCTGGACGTTCTCGTTCGTCACCGTGCTCGGTGCCGTGCTCGGCGTCGTGGCTGTGCTGGCACTGCTGGTGGCCGTCGAGACGCGGCGAAGGCAGAACGCGCTCGCGGGCGCGCTGGTGGTGCGAATGGGCATGCGGCCACGCGCGCTGCTGGGCAGTCACCTCATCGAACTGGGCGCGCTGGCCGGGCTGGCCGTGGTCACCGGAGTCATCTGCGGGGTGACCGTCGCCGGAGTTTCCGTGCGCAGGTTCGATCCCGCGCGCTGGCTCGCGCCCCGCTCCGAACTGCCCAACCTGACGCCGTTCGTGGCCTCGGTGATCGTGGCCGGTGCGCTGATCGTCGCGCTGGCAGGCTGGATCGCGGTGCGTTCGGTGCGTACCGCCAGAACCGCGGAGCTGCTTCGTGCTTGA
- a CDS encoding KamA family radical SAM protein, which translates to MTAIQEPAAAVTTRADQPYEYRRAELAEPDWRRFPGWRDVTEAQWRDAQWQRVHCVRNIKQLRAVMGDLLKESFYDDLLADQRQLATMSMLLPPQMLNTMSPLSPGGGDDDAAVTEAFYADPIRRYMLPVRSDRDPRWPSHPHSERDSLHEAEMWVAEGLTHRYPTKVLAELLSTCPQYCGHCTRMDLVGNSTEQVSKHKLALKPVDRQDAIIGYLQRTPGVRDVVVSGGDVANVPWHQLETFLMRLLDIETVRDIRLATKALAGLPQHWLQPKVVEGLARVAGTARRRGVNLAIHTHVNHAQSVTPLVAEAARTALEVGVRDVRNQGVLLRGVNATTADLLDLCFALQGEANILPYYFYLCDMIPHAEHWRLAVWEAQELQHGIMGYLPGYATPRIVCDVPYVGKRWVHQLAEYDRERGISYWTKNYRTGIEHADPEALRRRYPYYDPISTLPPSGQNWWTESDS; encoded by the coding sequence GTGACTGCGATCCAGGAACCTGCTGCCGCGGTGACCACCAGGGCCGACCAGCCCTACGAGTACCGCCGTGCCGAGTTGGCCGAACCCGACTGGCGCCGTTTCCCCGGCTGGCGGGACGTCACCGAAGCCCAGTGGAGGGACGCGCAGTGGCAGCGCGTCCACTGTGTCCGCAACATCAAGCAACTGCGTGCCGTCATGGGTGATCTGCTCAAGGAGTCCTTCTACGACGATCTGCTCGCCGATCAGCGACAGCTCGCGACCATGTCGATGTTGTTGCCGCCGCAGATGCTCAACACGATGAGCCCGCTGTCCCCTGGCGGCGGGGACGACGACGCCGCCGTGACGGAGGCGTTCTACGCCGACCCGATCCGGCGCTACATGTTGCCGGTGCGCTCGGACAGGGACCCGCGATGGCCGAGTCACCCGCATTCCGAACGCGACTCCCTTCACGAGGCCGAAATGTGGGTCGCTGAGGGACTGACCCACCGCTACCCCACCAAGGTGCTCGCCGAACTGCTCTCCACCTGCCCGCAGTACTGCGGGCACTGCACGCGCATGGACCTGGTCGGCAACTCCACGGAGCAGGTCAGCAAGCACAAGCTCGCCCTCAAGCCGGTCGACCGCCAGGACGCGATCATCGGCTATCTTCAGCGCACTCCAGGCGTGCGCGACGTGGTGGTCTCCGGTGGCGACGTGGCCAACGTGCCATGGCACCAGCTGGAGACGTTCCTGATGCGGTTGCTCGACATCGAGACCGTGCGCGACATCCGGCTGGCCACCAAGGCGCTGGCCGGGCTACCGCAGCATTGGTTGCAGCCCAAGGTCGTCGAGGGGCTGGCGAGGGTCGCAGGAACGGCGAGGCGGCGGGGCGTGAACCTCGCGATCCACACGCACGTCAACCACGCGCAATCGGTGACGCCGCTCGTGGCGGAGGCGGCGCGCACCGCGCTGGAGGTCGGCGTGCGCGACGTCCGCAATCAGGGAGTGCTGCTGCGCGGGGTGAACGCGACGACGGCCGACCTGCTGGACCTGTGCTTCGCGCTCCAGGGCGAGGCGAACATCCTGCCGTACTACTTCTACCTGTGCGACATGATTCCCCATGCCGAGCATTGGCGGCTGGCGGTGTGGGAGGCGCAGGAACTCCAGCACGGGATCATGGGTTACCTGCCCGGCTACGCGACGCCGAGGATCGTGTGCGACGTGCCCTATGTCGGCAAGCGCTGGGTGCATCAACTCGCCGAGTACGACAGGGAACGCGGGATCTCGTACTGGACGAAGAACTACCGCACGGGTATCGAACACGCCGACCCCGAGGCATTGCGGCGCCGCTATCCGTATTACGACCCGATCTCGACTTTGCCTCCTTCGGGGCAGAACTGGTGGACGGAGAGCGATAGCTGA
- a CDS encoding thymidine kinase produces MTAVDDEELDPTDALSPVPAWGRRREMPIVGKIKFCYGPMDCGKSTLALQIDHNLARQGRNGLLLVRHDRSGAAQISSRIGIARQAKEVEADTDVRLIVREAWAAGQHVDYLIVDEAQFLSSTQVDQLAELADELRIDVYCFGIAIDFRSELFPGARRLFELADELQPVQVEVLCWCGLPGRFNARVQDGAVLRTGDTVFVADTGSASEVNLTPTRLQTETATVRYQVLCRRHFRLGDVGPSASRQGQLRLT; encoded by the coding sequence GTGACCGCCGTTGATGACGAGGAACTCGATCCGACCGACGCGCTCTCCCCTGTTCCGGCTTGGGGCAGACGGCGTGAGATGCCCATCGTCGGGAAAATCAAGTTCTGCTATGGCCCGATGGACTGCGGGAAGTCGACACTGGCCTTGCAGATTGATCACAACCTCGCTCGGCAGGGGCGCAACGGGCTATTACTGGTGCGACACGACCGCTCGGGTGCAGCGCAGATCAGCAGCCGTATCGGAATCGCGCGGCAAGCCAAGGAGGTGGAGGCCGATACGGATGTGCGACTGATCGTGCGGGAGGCATGGGCGGCTGGACAGCACGTGGATTACCTGATCGTCGACGAGGCGCAGTTCCTCTCCTCCACGCAGGTGGACCAACTTGCCGAGCTCGCCGACGAACTGCGGATCGACGTGTACTGCTTCGGTATCGCCATTGATTTCCGCAGTGAGCTGTTCCCAGGGGCTCGCCGGTTGTTCGAACTGGCCGACGAGTTGCAGCCGGTGCAGGTGGAGGTGCTGTGCTGGTGTGGCCTGCCTGGCAGGTTCAACGCACGGGTGCAGGATGGTGCTGTGCTGCGTACCGGGGACACGGTGTTCGTCGCTGACACGGGCTCAGCCTCTGAGGTGAATTTGACACCGACACGCTTGCAGACCGAAACAGCTACGGTGCGTTACCAGGTACTTTGTCGACGCCACTTTCGCCTCGGCGATGTCGGACCCTCGGCGTCGCGACAGGGTCAGCTCCGGCTGACGTGA
- a CDS encoding glycerophosphodiester phosphodiesterase family protein, with protein sequence MSYPYLAEPLPRAFAHRGWHVGELAGMENSMPAFQRAAAEGYRYLETDVHATSDGVVVVHHDAALDRTTDGTGPIVRQPWSAVRRAKVGGKAPVSRLEELLEELPDAYFNIDVKSDAAVEPFVEVIRRANACDRVGVAAFSDARLARLRKLGGPRLVTSLGPRSVAMLWANGWLPFLRLGGLSRGVMAQVPVLHGRMKVVDRSFLRAAGRAGVEVHAWTINDKRNMRTLLDLGVQGIVTDRPDLLRELLIERGTWAGRADGNGGRP encoded by the coding sequence ATGTCCTACCCCTATCTCGCAGAGCCACTTCCCCGCGCTTTCGCGCACCGCGGATGGCACGTGGGCGAACTGGCAGGTATGGAGAACTCGATGCCTGCCTTCCAGCGGGCCGCCGCCGAGGGCTACCGGTATTTGGAGACCGACGTGCACGCCACGTCGGACGGCGTCGTGGTGGTGCATCACGACGCGGCGCTGGATCGCACGACCGACGGCACCGGGCCCATCGTGCGGCAGCCGTGGTCAGCGGTGCGGCGGGCGAAGGTCGGCGGAAAGGCGCCGGTGTCGCGTCTGGAGGAACTGCTTGAGGAGCTGCCGGACGCGTACTTCAACATCGATGTCAAGTCTGATGCCGCCGTGGAACCGTTCGTCGAGGTCATCCGGCGAGCGAACGCGTGCGACAGGGTGGGTGTCGCGGCGTTCTCGGACGCGCGCCTCGCACGGCTGCGAAAGCTCGGCGGGCCGAGGCTGGTGACGTCGCTCGGCCCGCGCTCCGTGGCGATGCTGTGGGCCAACGGCTGGTTGCCGTTCCTGCGGCTCGGCGGGCTCAGCAGAGGCGTCATGGCGCAGGTGCCGGTGTTGCACGGACGGATGAAAGTGGTCGACCGAAGTTTCCTGCGCGCGGCGGGAAGGGCGGGTGTCGAGGTGCACGCCTGGACGATCAACGACAAGCGGAACATGCGGACGCTGCTCGACCTTGGCGTGCAGGGCATCGTGACCGACCGCCCCGATTTGCTCAGGGAGCTGCTGATCGAGCGAGGCACGTGGGCGGGAAGGGCCGACGGCAACGGAGGACGGCCGTAG
- a CDS encoding RNA polymerase-binding protein RbpA — MADRVLRGSRLGAVSYETDRNHDLAPRRTVRYSCPKNHEFEVPFSDDAEIPSVWECRLHGSESEIVDGGHTEPKEVKPPRTHWDMLLERRSIPELEELLNERLAELKGRRGPRSV, encoded by the coding sequence ATGGCCGACCGTGTTCTTCGTGGAAGCCGGTTGGGAGCGGTCAGTTACGAGACCGACCGCAATCACGACCTCGCTCCTCGACGCACCGTTCGTTACTCGTGTCCGAAGAACCACGAGTTCGAGGTGCCGTTCTCGGACGACGCCGAGATCCCATCCGTGTGGGAGTGCCGTTTGCACGGCAGTGAGTCGGAGATCGTGGACGGCGGGCACACCGAGCCCAAGGAGGTCAAGCCTCCTCGGACGCACTGGGACATGCTGCTCGAACGGCGCTCCATTCCGGAACTGGAGGAGCTGCTCAACGAGCGGCTCGCAGAGCTGAAGGGGCGCAGGGGCCCCCGAAGCGTGTAG
- a CDS encoding polyprenol monophosphomannose synthase: MAEGTRHRDDVDPVLVVIPTYNEKANLKPLLSRLHATLPRAHALVVDDGSPDGTGELADKLAATDDRVHVLHRTTKNGLGAAYLAGFTWGLQHGYRTLVEMDADGSHAPEDLPRLLEALRDSDLVIGSRYVQGGALVNWPLRREILSRGANLYSRVALGVNISDITAGFRAYRRDVLEALSLDEVVSEGYCFQIDLSWRTVQAGFDVVEVPITFTEREIGESKMSGSIVGEAALRVAEWGLRRRLTQLRELRDHRHVRKLRSLLPW; this comes from the coding sequence ATGGCGGAGGGCACGCGGCACAGGGACGACGTCGACCCGGTGCTGGTGGTCATCCCGACCTACAACGAAAAGGCCAACCTCAAACCCCTGCTCAGCCGCCTGCACGCCACCCTGCCACGGGCACACGCACTCGTCGTCGACGACGGAAGTCCCGACGGAACCGGCGAACTCGCCGACAAACTCGCCGCCACCGACGACCGCGTCCACGTCCTGCACCGCACCACCAAGAACGGCCTCGGCGCCGCCTACCTCGCCGGCTTCACGTGGGGCCTCCAACACGGCTACCGGACACTCGTCGAAATGGACGCCGACGGCTCACACGCGCCGGAAGACCTGCCCCGGCTCCTCGAAGCCCTCCGCGACTCCGACCTCGTCATCGGCTCCCGCTACGTCCAGGGCGGCGCACTCGTCAACTGGCCCCTTCGCAGAGAAATCCTCTCCAGGGGCGCCAACCTCTACTCCCGCGTCGCGCTCGGCGTGAACATCAGCGACATCACGGCCGGATTCCGCGCCTACCGCAGGGACGTACTCGAAGCACTCTCCCTCGACGAGGTCGTCTCCGAGGGCTACTGCTTCCAGATCGACCTGTCCTGGCGCACCGTCCAAGCGGGTTTCGACGTCGTCGAAGTCCCCATCACCTTCACCGAACGCGAGATCGGCGAGTCCAAGATGAGTGGCTCGATCGTGGGGGAGGCGGCGCTGCGCGTCGCCGAATGGGGACTGCGTCGCCGCCTCACCCAGCTTCGGGAACTGCGCGACCACCGGCACGTGCGCAAGCTCAGGTCACTCCTGCCCTGGTGA
- a CDS encoding phosphotransferase translates to MSVDDLPAWLPEWCLDRLESQPAAVLFRHESMSAVFGLRLADGMNVVVKVRADDGRAASCVTAQARLAENGFPCSRPLTPVVGVGPLAVHAEEFRPGGGILRGDSPGVAARYAEVFARLTTGLADLDVAPPLPNPRWVRWDHSDPGVWPSIGSLDDRDQNLVPGYVMDTAARARQRIVAAVLPRVLGHADFEAHNLRWHDHHVRVVHDWDSLAWQPEAALVGAASAVFAKTGPAMLPSIESTEAFLSAYQDARDRPFTEEERQVAWAAGLWTAAHDVRWEALRGYTVVSGKALWAQAAERLRRANA, encoded by the coding sequence ATGTCAGTGGACGATCTGCCTGCCTGGTTGCCGGAATGGTGCCTGGATCGTCTCGAAAGCCAACCCGCCGCCGTGCTGTTCCGGCACGAATCGATGTCGGCCGTTTTCGGTCTCCGGTTGGCCGACGGTATGAACGTCGTGGTCAAAGTTCGCGCTGACGACGGCCGAGCGGCGTCGTGTGTCACGGCACAGGCACGGCTGGCCGAGAACGGGTTTCCCTGCTCCCGCCCGCTCACACCGGTCGTCGGCGTCGGCCCGCTCGCCGTGCATGCCGAGGAGTTCCGTCCCGGAGGCGGGATATTGCGCGGGGACTCCCCTGGGGTGGCCGCGCGCTACGCCGAGGTCTTCGCCAGGTTGACGACCGGACTGGCTGACCTCGACGTCGCGCCACCATTACCGAACCCGCGCTGGGTGCGTTGGGATCATTCGGATCCCGGAGTGTGGCCTTCGATCGGGTCACTCGATGACAGGGATCAGAATCTGGTGCCCGGCTACGTCATGGACACCGCCGCCAGGGCCCGTCAGCGCATCGTGGCCGCCGTCCTGCCCCGCGTGCTTGGGCACGCCGACTTCGAGGCACACAACCTTCGCTGGCATGACCATCACGTGCGGGTGGTGCACGACTGGGACAGCCTGGCGTGGCAACCGGAAGCCGCCTTGGTGGGAGCCGCGAGTGCGGTTTTTGCGAAGACGGGACCGGCCATGCTGCCTTCGATCGAAAGTACCGAGGCATTCCTGTCCGCCTACCAGGATGCACGAGACCGCCCGTTCACCGAGGAAGAGCGCCAGGTCGCCTGGGCTGCCGGCCTGTGGACGGCCGCGCACGACGTCCGATGGGAAGCACTCCGCGGCTACACCGTGGTGTCCGGCAAAGCGCTCTGGGCACAGGCGGCCGAACGTCTCCGCCGAGCGAACGCCTGA